From a single Brassica napus cultivar Da-Ae chromosome C9, Da-Ae, whole genome shotgun sequence genomic region:
- the LOC106402702 gene encoding GDSL esterase/lipase At5g03610 isoform X1 produces the protein MKSLMKLFASLLLFVFSSLLFGDIDVVECSNQNLRFSGRNKLFVFGDSYADTGNTKTTDKGAWEFPYGITYPGKPSGRFSDGHISTDFLAKLLRIKLPVTYSKKDDVDKTRLQYGMSFAYGGTGVFDTKVNYPNMTGQINLFEQLLGNVYSPSDLSSSVALVSVAGNDYLYFLSTRSPAAILSFITQVVNQIEVNLRRIHSLGIKKIAVPSLQPLGYIPHFAKGSPLIKAAVNFLVGQHNNLLHEVVAKLNNETNHSAFTIIDYNNAFLTVINNKGEIPDILVFKTPSIECFQIDVNEFKNSTLCDDPRSAFFWDGLHPTQEGWKSVYTVLRKNITAALT, from the exons ATGAAATCCTTAATGAAACTCTTTGCATCGCTGTTACTGTTCGttttctcttctctcctctttg GAGATATCGATGTAGTTGAGTGTTCAAATCAGAATCTTCGCTTTTCCGGTCGAAATAAATTGTTTGTGTTTGGAGATTCTTATGCCGATACTGGAAACACAAAGACTACTGATAAGGGGGCATGGGAATTCCCTTACGGTATCACTTATCCGGGTAAACCCTCTGGCAGATTCTCCGACGGCCATATCTCCACAGATTTTCTAG CCAAATTGCTAAGGATAAAGTTACCAGTGACCTACTCCAAGAAAGATGACGTGGATAAGACACGATTACAATACGGAATGAGTTTTGCGTACGGAGGAACAGGAGTGTTCGACACTAAGGTTAATTATCCTAACATGACCGGTCAGATCAATCTTTTTGAGCAACTCCTCGGCAATGTCTACTCTCCATCCGACCTTTCTTCGTCCGTCGCTCTCGTTAGTGTTGCTGGCAACGACTACCTTTATTTCCTTTCCACGCGTTCCCCGGCC GCAATCCTATCATTCATCACGCAAGTTGTGAATCAAATCGAGGTGAATTTGAGGCGAATCCACTCCTTGGGAATCAAGAAGATAGCAGTACCATCATTGCAACCGCTAGGGTATATCCCCCACTTTGCAAAGGGCTCCCCACTTATCAAAGCCGCTGTAAACTTTCTGGTAGGACAACACAACAACTTGTTGCATGAAGTAGTGGCCAAGCTCAATAATGAGACCAATCATTCGGCTTTTACCATCATAGATTACAACAATGCCTTCTTGACTGTCATCAATAACAAAGGAGAAATCCCAG ATATTCTGGTGTTTAAAACCCCGTCCATAGAATGTTTTCAAATCGACGTGAATGAGTTCAAGAATTCTACCTTATGTGATGATCCTAGGTCTGCTTTCTTCTGGGATGGACTTCACCCTACCCAGGAAGGGTGGAAATCGGTTTACAcggttttaagaaaaaatattaccGCAGCTTTGACTTAA
- the BNAC09G17020D gene encoding uncharacterized protein BNAC09G17020D, with the protein MAALIPILRPFFTETQAPISARTSSDHPRTLSRRDALSLSSASLLLFTLSPTDPAFAFGISGPKEWLKDQKKKSSRFLLAPIDASRESLRSVYLSLSTRESDYTDKDLESLQNLLRSSARDCVPKERSSLVDFQSKTGVEVCTFKLVLKNAASLLDDKDPVILEAENILHDLVRSFGSLIVLTNGIDMNLPSDRKKIADAVMEAISYLDKFEKSVKDCLEI; encoded by the exons ATGGCTGCTCTTATCCCCATTCTCCGACCTTTCTTCACTGAAACCCAAGCACCAATCTCCGCTCGAACCTCCTCCGATCATCCACGCACTCTCTCACGTCGCGAcgccctctctctctcctccgccTCTCTCCTCCTCTTCACTCTCTCTCCAACCGATCCCGCTTTTGCCTTCGGAATCT CAGGACCCAAGGAGTGGTTGAAAgatcagaagaagaagtcgTCCAGGTTCTTGTTAGCTCCCATTGATGCGTCTCGCGAAAGCCTCCGCTCTGTTTACCTTTCTCTCT CGACTAGAGAATCTGATTATACGGACAAAGATTTGGAGAGCCTTCAGAACCTGTTAAGGTCTTCTGCAAGAGATTGTGTTCCTAAAGAGAGAAGCTCTCTTGTCGATTTTCAGTCTAAAACCGGAGTGGAG GTTTGCACATTCAAGCTTGTTCTGAAGAATGCTGCTTCATTACTAGATGATAAGGACCCTGTCATACTTGAAGCAGAGAATATACTACATGATCTTGTTAG GTCCTTTGGTTCTCTCATCGTTCTGACGAATGGGATTGATATGAACCTTCCTTCTGATAG AAAAAAGATTGCAGATGCAGTTATGGAGGCAATCTCTTATCTTGACAAGTTTGAGAAGAGTGTCAAGGACTGCCTTGAGATCTGA
- the LOC106402702 gene encoding GDSL esterase/lipase At5g03610 isoform X2 encodes MKSLMKLFASLLLFLYITLAGDIDVVECSNQNLRFSGRNKLFVFGDSYADTGNTKTTDKGAWEFPYGITYPGKPSGRFSDGHISTDFLAKLLRIKLPVTYSKKDDVDKTRLQYGMSFAYGGTGVFDTKVNYPNMTGQINLFEQLLGNVYSPSDLSSSVALVSVAGNDYLYFLSTRSPAAILSFITQVVNQIEVNLRRIHSLGIKKIAVPSLQPLGYIPHFAKGSPLIKAAVNFLVGQHNNLLHEVVAKLNNETNHSAFTIIDYNNAFLTVINNKGEIPDILVFKTPSIECFQIDVNEFKNSTLCDDPRSAFFWDGLHPTQEGWKSVYTVLRKNITAALT; translated from the exons ATGAAATCCTTAATGAAACTCTTTGCATCGCTGTTACT TTTCTTATACATCACTTTGGCAGGAGATATCGATGTAGTTGAGTGTTCAAATCAGAATCTTCGCTTTTCCGGTCGAAATAAATTGTTTGTGTTTGGAGATTCTTATGCCGATACTGGAAACACAAAGACTACTGATAAGGGGGCATGGGAATTCCCTTACGGTATCACTTATCCGGGTAAACCCTCTGGCAGATTCTCCGACGGCCATATCTCCACAGATTTTCTAG CCAAATTGCTAAGGATAAAGTTACCAGTGACCTACTCCAAGAAAGATGACGTGGATAAGACACGATTACAATACGGAATGAGTTTTGCGTACGGAGGAACAGGAGTGTTCGACACTAAGGTTAATTATCCTAACATGACCGGTCAGATCAATCTTTTTGAGCAACTCCTCGGCAATGTCTACTCTCCATCCGACCTTTCTTCGTCCGTCGCTCTCGTTAGTGTTGCTGGCAACGACTACCTTTATTTCCTTTCCACGCGTTCCCCGGCC GCAATCCTATCATTCATCACGCAAGTTGTGAATCAAATCGAGGTGAATTTGAGGCGAATCCACTCCTTGGGAATCAAGAAGATAGCAGTACCATCATTGCAACCGCTAGGGTATATCCCCCACTTTGCAAAGGGCTCCCCACTTATCAAAGCCGCTGTAAACTTTCTGGTAGGACAACACAACAACTTGTTGCATGAAGTAGTGGCCAAGCTCAATAATGAGACCAATCATTCGGCTTTTACCATCATAGATTACAACAATGCCTTCTTGACTGTCATCAATAACAAAGGAGAAATCCCAG ATATTCTGGTGTTTAAAACCCCGTCCATAGAATGTTTTCAAATCGACGTGAATGAGTTCAAGAATTCTACCTTATGTGATGATCCTAGGTCTGCTTTCTTCTGGGATGGACTTCACCCTACCCAGGAAGGGTGGAAATCGGTTTACAcggttttaagaaaaaatattaccGCAGCTTTGACTTAA